From the Polaribacter huanghezhanensis genome, the window AGAATTTAAAAACACCGAATGCCTTCCTTTACCACAAGCAAGATCTAATATGTGTGTTTCTGGATCTAATTGTAAAAAGGCAGTGATGTTTTGCATAAAAATACGCGCTTCAGTATCATCTCTATCTTTGTATAACGTGTGATAAAAAGGAGTATCAAACCACGAGGTAAACCAATCTTTTTTTGTGTTCATAAGTAAAATTCGATTGCAAAAATACTGAAATTTAATAGGATAATTTTGCTTTTCTTAAGAGATTCATTCACAAATTAAAATGTATTTTTGCAGAATGAATATGAATAAAGATTTTAAAATGGTAGCGACCACCATGTTTGGTTTAGAAGAAGTGTTGGCAACTGAATTGCGAAATTTAGGAGCACAAGATGTTGTAGTTGGAATCAGAAATGTTTCTTTTAAAGGCGATAAAGGCTTTATGTACAAAGCAAATATTGCGTTAAGAACTGCCATTAGAATATTAAAACCAATCAAGTCTTTTAAAGTGTATGATGAAGAAGATTTGTACGAAAGTTTGCAAAAAATAAACTGGGAAAACTACTTAGATGTAGACGGAACTTTTTCGATTGGAGCAGTTGTAAATTCAAAACATTTTACGACAAATTCTCATTATATCACCTTAAAATCTAAAGATGCAGTCGCAGATTATTTTAGACATAAATATAGCAGAAGACCCAATGTAGATTTAAAATATCCAGATTTAAAAATTCATGTACATATTCAGAAAGAATGGTGTACGGTTTCTTTAGATTCTTCGGGAGATTCATTGCATAAACGAGGGTATCGTTCGGCAACAAATATTGCACCAATTAATGAAGTTTTAGCTGCGGGTTTGGTGTTGCTTTCTGGTTATACAGGTGATGAAAATTTCATCGATCCTATGTGTGGTTCTGGAACTATTTTAATTGAAGCAACTATGATTGCGAATAATATTCCCGCAAATATCAACAGAAAACATTTTGGATTTGAAAACTGGAAAGATTATGATGAAGATTTGTATTTTTTAATTCAAGATGTATTGTTGAAGAAAATCCGTAGTTCTCATTTTAAAATTATGGGATTTGATAAAGCACCATCTGCTGTTAGAAAAGCACAAGACAATATCGAAAATGCAAATTTAGATGAATTTATTGGCGTGCATCATGTTAATTTTTTCAATTCAAAAAAAGAAGTTTTTGGTAACACCACTATTTTGTTTAATCCGCCTTATGGCGAACGATTAAATATTGATACTGAAGAATTTTACAAGAAAATTGGAGACACATTAAAAAACGGATATCCAGATTCTAAAGTGTGGTTTATCACTTCAGACTTAGAAGCTTTAAAACATGTTGGTTTGCGAACTTCGAAAAGAATTCCACTTAAAAATGGAGATTTAGATTGTCGTTTGGTTCGTTATGATATTTATGCTGGAACAAGAAAAGTACGTTCTGACGAACGTGAAATCCCAGAAACAGATTTAGAAGATTAATTATTCTTTTGATAACGTGTTTATATACGCTTCAAATTCATTCTTAAAATCAATATAATTTTGTCCAGTTGCTGGTCCACTAAACCCTGTGTGTATTTTTCTTACTTTTCCTTTCTTGTCAATAAAGATAGTAGTTGGGAAAGAAATAATATGATTTAACATGGGTAGTTTTTTATGTGCTTCAATTTTGTTTTCAGAACCAAAATGAGCTAGAAGTATAGGGTACTTAATTCCAATACGCTCTTGTAAACGCTTTATTCTTTTAAATGCAAGTTCTTTCGTTTTTGCAACTTCAAAAGCAAGTGCAAGTATTTCTATATTCTCCATTTTATGTTGCTCATAATATTTTGCAAGGAATTTACTTTCATCAAGGCAATTCGGACACCAACTCCCCATTATTTGTAGAACTACAACTTTATGTTGAAACCGATTATCAGAGAGTGATATAAAATTGTTGTTTTCATCCGGAAAAGAAAATTCTAAAGCATCAAACCCTTCTTTTAAATAAGTTAGATTTTTCGTACTAGGCAATTTATATGCATTGTTCAATTTTGCGATAAATGGTTTTTTCAATTGATTCCCAGAATAAAATTCACCAACCATTGTAGAATCAGTGATTTTAGCTACAAATAAAAATGCACGCGAACCATCAAAAGTAGATAGCTTTAAAGAGTCTCCATCAACAATCCCTTCTAAATATCTGTAATCTCCTGTTGTAGTTTTAAAAGTACCTGTAACTTTATTATTGGTTTGATTAAAAACAGCTTTGGCAACATAACGCTTAGTAGTACTATTGGTATTAAAAACAGTTTCCCAATTGCCAGAAATAGTATGTTTTGCATTTGTGTTTTGTTTAAAACGCTCAGAGCCTTTAATTGCTTTAAATGGAATTATCATATCATAACTCTCCTTTATAAAGCTACCAGTTAGTCCTTTTTTCGAAACCTTTGCTATTATATATCCTTCAAAAACTGGAGTTTTAATGATTACAGAATCGTTTTTATAGCTAATTTCATCAACAGTTATTACTTCTGTTGCATTATAGATTTCTATTAAAGAATCATTAATAACATTCATGATAAAAGGCAATTGCTGATTATCTTGAACTTTTAGTTGAGCTCTATAAACACCTGATTCTAGTTTAGTTTTTTTTGAGCAAGATGTTAAAAGTAAAGCAAGTAAAAATGTAAATAAAATTTTCATAAAAGTTGTTTGTATTCTAGGGTATAAACTTACTAATTTAACTCTTAAAATAAAGATAATTTACTTAAATTTGCACTTGAATTTGACAAAAGAGACATGAAGATATCTTACAATTGGTTAAAACAATTTTTACAGATTGACTGGGAAGCACAAAAAGCAGGAGAGTTATTAACTGACTTAGGGCTTGAAGTAGAGGGGATTGAAACAAAAGAATCAATAAAAGGAAGTTTAGCGGGAATTGTAGTTGGAGAAGTGTTGACTTGTGTACAACATCCAAATGCAGACCGATTAAAAGTAACTACAGTAAACCTTGGTTCTGGTGAACCCGTTCAAATAGTTTGTGGCGCACCAAATGTTGCTGCCGGACAAAAAGTGCCTGTTGCAAAAATCGGAACGACATTGTACGACGAAAAAGGTGAAGGGTTTAAAATCAAAAAAGGAAAAATTAGAGGAGAAGAAAGTCACGGAATGATTTGTGCCGAAGACGAATTAGGATTGGGAAGTTCTCATGACGGAATCTTAATTTTAGATGCTAATTTAAAACCTGGAACTCCAGCTTCAGAAGTTTTTAATATCGAAAAAGATGAAGTTTTTGAAATTGGATTAACTCCAAATAGAGCCGATGCTATGAGTCATTTTGGTGTGGCTAGAGATTTGCGTGCTGGTTTGATGCAACAAGATATTAACATTGAATTAATTTCTCCTTCTGTAAGTAATTTTCACGTAGATGAAAGAAAATTAAAGATTGATGTTGAAGTAGAAGATAAAGATTTAGCGCCGCGTTATTGTGGAATTTCAATTACAGATTTAGAAGTAAAAGATGCTCCAGAATGGATTCAGAATCGTTTAAAATCTATCGGAATAACGCCAAAAAATAATATAGTTGATATTACTAATTATGTGTTACATGAATTAGGTCAGCCTTTACACGCTTTTGATGCACAAAAAATTAAAGGAAATAAAGTTCTAGTAAAAACCTTGCCAAAAGGAACAAAATTTACAACTTTAGACGAAGTTGAAAGATCATTAAGTGCTGATGATCTTATGATTTGTGATGCAGAATCAAATCCGATGTGTATTGCGGGTGTTTTTGGTGGATTGGCTTCTGGAGTTACAGAAAACACCACTAGTATTTTCTTAGAAAGTGCTTATTTTAATCCAGTTTCTATTCGTAAATCAGCAAAAAGACATGCGTTAAATACCGATGCTTCTTTCCGTTTTGAAAGAGGAATCGATATCAACTTAACAAAATATGCGTTAAAACGTGCGGCTTTATTAATTGAAGAATATGCGGGCGGAACATTGGCTTCAGACATCATGGATTTTTATCCAGAGAAAATTGAAGATTTCCAAGTGTTTTTAGCGTACGAAAATGTAGATCGTTTGATCGGACAAGAAATCGAAAGAGAAACGATTAAAAACATTTTAGCTTCTTTAGAAATTAAAATTAGTAGCGAAACAGAAGGTGGATTAGGTTTAACAATTCCGTCTTACAGAGTTGATGTGCAGCGTGAAGCTGATATTATTGAAGAAATTTTACGAGTGTACGGTTATAATAATATTGAGTTTTCTCATAAATTAAACACCTCAATTTCTTTTGACATCAACAAAGAAGTTAAAGTTGAGAATATGGTTGCCAATCAATTGAGTTCATTAGGGTTTAATGAAACTATGGCAAATTCGTTGACAAAAGTAGATTATGTTGGTTTAACAGAAAATCTAAACGAAGAGAACAACGTAGAAATGTTGAATCCGTTGAGTACCGATTTAAAAGTGATGCGCCAATCTTTATTGTTTAGCGGATTAGAATCGGTTGCGTATAATATCAACAGAAAGAACAACGCATTAAAGTTGTATGAATTTGGAAAAACGTATCATAAATACAACGAAAAATATCAAGAAGACAAACATTTAACCTTGTTTGTAACAGGAAACAGAACTAAAGATAGTTGGAAAACCGTCTCGCAAAATTCTGACTTCTTTTATGTAAAAGGAATTATTACAACTGTTTTAGAGCGATTAGGAATTAACAATGCTAAAACTGCACCAATAAAATCGGATGTGTTTTCTGAAGGAATTACCTTGAGTTTAGGAAAAATTAAATTGGTAGATTTTGGAGTTGTAAAACGTTCTCTCTTAAAAGAATTCGGAATTAAACAAGAAGTGTTGTTTGCTGATATCAATTGGGATAATGTTTTAAAAATGTGTGGTAACAAGAAAATTAAAGTATCTGATTTGTCAAAGTTCCCTGCAGTTAAAAGAGATTTGGCTTTATTATTAGACAACGGAAAAACATTTAAAGAAATTTACAACTTGGCTTTTCAATCAGAAAAGAGTTTGTTAAAAGAAGTTGATTTGTTTGATGTTTACGAAGGCGATAAACTACCTGATGGGAAAAAATCGTATGCGGTGAGTTTTGTGTTGCAAGACGAAAATAAAACCTTAGAAGACAAGCAGATTGATAAAATAATGCAAAAATTACAAGCAACTTTTGAACAAAACTTAGAAGCTGTTTTAAGATAAATATGAAGCTCCTTTTTGGAGCTTTTTTTATAAATAAAATTAATAAATGTCCGCTCGACCAGACAAAAAAGATGTACAAACTACTTATACGACCAATTTTATTCCTTTTTGATCCAGAAAAAGTACATTATTTTACATTTTCTGTGATTCGATTTTTACATAAAATTCCGTTTGTACCCGGAATCATCAGAAGTATGTTTCAAGTAAACGACAAACGTTTAGAACGAAAATTATTTGGAATTACTTTTAAAAATCCAGTTGGTTTGGCAGCAGGTTTTGATAAAAATGCTGTGATCTACAACGAATTGGCAAACTTCGGATTTGGTTTTATAGAAATAGGAACTGTGACACCGAAAGGACAAATTGGGAATCCTAAAAAAAGGTTGTTTCGTTTAAAAGATGATCAAGGAATCATCAACAGAATGGGATTTAATAATGACGGAATTGAAGCTGCCATCAACAACTTAAAAAAGAACAAAGGTCAAGTTATTATTGGCGGAAATTTAGGAAAAAATACAGATACTTTACCAGAAAATTACACTTCAGATTATTGTGAAGTTTTTAAAGCCTTACATCCGTATGTAGATTATTTTGTGTTGAATGTTAGTTGTCCGAATGTTGGAAGTCATGCAAAATTGAATGATAAAGATTATTTAATTGAGTTGATTACTGCGTGTCAACAGCTAAATACAGAATTAGCTTATTTGTCACCTCGAGCGGAGTCGAGAGGTCTTATACCGATACTACTTAAAATCGCACCAGATTTAAACAATACGCAATTAGATGAAATTATAGCATTGGTTGCAGAAACAAAAATTGACGGCGTCATTGCATCAAACACATCAACAAATAGAGATAACTTAAAAGCTTCTACAAAGCGTTTAGCTGAAATTGGAAGTGGCGGAGTTAGCGGACAACCAATTAAAGCACAAAGCACCAAAGTCATTAAATATTTAGCGGACAATTCTAACAAATCTTTTCCGATTATTGGAGTAGGAGGAATTCATTCTGCAGAAGATGCTTTAGAAAAAATAAATGCTGGCGCAGATTTAGTGCAGATTTACACAGGTTTTATTTACGAAGGTCCGAGTTTAATTAAGAAAATTAACAAAGCGATTTTAAAACAACAATAGCGTCAGGTTGAGCGCAGGCGAAACCTAAAAGACTTCTCGACTGCGCTCGAAGAGACAATCTCAAAACAAATTAAATGATAGAAACCTTACTTTCATTTGCGTTGGCTACAACTGCATTGGCATTTTCTCCAGGACCCGATAATATGTATGTGTTAACACAAAGTATTGTTAACGGGAAAAAGTACGGATTGGCAACGGTTTACGGTTTAATTTCTGGTTGTATTGTGCACACAACTTTATTGGCTTTTGGAGTTTCGGCACTTATAAAACAAAGCGAATCGTTGTTTTTTGCTCTTAAATTATTTGGTGCCATCTATTTAATTTATTTGGCGTATAAGGTGTATACATCGGATGCTTCTATTGCTTTTTCTGAAGACAATGTGGCTAAAAAATCAACTACACAATTGTTTAAACAAGGATTTATAATGAATGTATTAAACCCAAAAGTGTCCATTTTCTTTTTGGCTTTTTTTCCTGGGTTTTTGTTTAGCGATTCTTTAAGTACCGTAATTCAGTTTTATGTGTTGGGACTTATATTTATGTTTGTTTCCCTACTTATATTTTCTACGATTGCAATTTTGGCTGGTAAAATTTCTACTTACATTAAAAGCCATAAAAATGTTGGTTTGTATTTAAAATGGACGCAAATTGTAGTGTTTGTAGCAATTGCGATTTTTATTTTGAAGTAGTTTTTTGGAGATTCGCTAACGAGTTTTTATATGATTTGTGCGACTGGAAAATCGGAGATTTTTCGGACGTAGCAAATCGTTAGTTGAATGTTTGTCGTTTGTACTAGTTCAAATTTAAGCATAAATTATATGAGGTGTTAGCAAACGTTTATATCAAAAGGGTAATTCATCTTGTGATTCCCATTCTTGTTGAGTCATTATGTTTTTAGATAATACATAATTTTTCCAAAAATACTTTCCTTTTTTAGTTAATAGGTAATATGTTCTTTGATTTTCATCGTCATCAACTTTTCTTATTAATCCACTATAGATGAGTTTCTCAACTATTATTACTTCGGTGTCTTTGGGTATTGATTTAAATTGGCTAATTTCAGTTCCAATTTTCTCAAAATATGTTGATACTTCTGTCTTTAAAAAGTCCTCATATTCTTTGTCTAATTTATTTTTAATGTCATCCGAATATTCTAAATCATCAGGATCTTCTAAA encodes:
- a CDS encoding quinone-dependent dihydroorotate dehydrogenase, which produces MYKLLIRPILFLFDPEKVHYFTFSVIRFLHKIPFVPGIIRSMFQVNDKRLERKLFGITFKNPVGLAAGFDKNAVIYNELANFGFGFIEIGTVTPKGQIGNPKKRLFRLKDDQGIINRMGFNNDGIEAAINNLKKNKGQVIIGGNLGKNTDTLPENYTSDYCEVFKALHPYVDYFVLNVSCPNVGSHAKLNDKDYLIELITACQQLNTELAYLSPRAESRGLIPILLKIAPDLNNTQLDEIIALVAETKIDGVIASNTSTNRDNLKASTKRLAEIGSGGVSGQPIKAQSTKVIKYLADNSNKSFPIIGVGGIHSAEDALEKINAGADLVQIYTGFIYEGPSLIKKINKAILKQQ
- a CDS encoding LysE family translocator, whose translation is MIETLLSFALATTALAFSPGPDNMYVLTQSIVNGKKYGLATVYGLISGCIVHTTLLAFGVSALIKQSESLFFALKLFGAIYLIYLAYKVYTSDASIAFSEDNVAKKSTTQLFKQGFIMNVLNPKVSIFFLAFFPGFLFSDSLSTVIQFYVLGLIFMFVSLLIFSTIAILAGKISTYIKSHKNVGLYLKWTQIVVFVAIAIFILK
- a CDS encoding THUMP domain-containing class I SAM-dependent RNA methyltransferase — its product is MNKDFKMVATTMFGLEEVLATELRNLGAQDVVVGIRNVSFKGDKGFMYKANIALRTAIRILKPIKSFKVYDEEDLYESLQKINWENYLDVDGTFSIGAVVNSKHFTTNSHYITLKSKDAVADYFRHKYSRRPNVDLKYPDLKIHVHIQKEWCTVSLDSSGDSLHKRGYRSATNIAPINEVLAAGLVLLSGYTGDENFIDPMCGSGTILIEATMIANNIPANINRKHFGFENWKDYDEDLYFLIQDVLLKKIRSSHFKIMGFDKAPSAVRKAQDNIENANLDEFIGVHHVNFFNSKKEVFGNTTILFNPPYGERLNIDTEEFYKKIGDTLKNGYPDSKVWFITSDLEALKHVGLRTSKRIPLKNGDLDCRLVRYDIYAGTRKVRSDEREIPETDLED
- a CDS encoding peroxiredoxin family protein, whose translation is MKILFTFLLALLLTSCSKKTKLESGVYRAQLKVQDNQQLPFIMNVINDSLIEIYNATEVITVDEISYKNDSVIIKTPVFEGYIIAKVSKKGLTGSFIKESYDMIIPFKAIKGSERFKQNTNAKHTISGNWETVFNTNSTTKRYVAKAVFNQTNNKVTGTFKTTTGDYRYLEGIVDGDSLKLSTFDGSRAFLFVAKITDSTMVGEFYSGNQLKKPFIAKLNNAYKLPSTKNLTYLKEGFDALEFSFPDENNNFISLSDNRFQHKVVVLQIMGSWCPNCLDESKFLAKYYEQHKMENIEILALAFEVAKTKELAFKRIKRLQERIGIKYPILLAHFGSENKIEAHKKLPMLNHIISFPTTIFIDKKGKVRKIHTGFSGPATGQNYIDFKNEFEAYINTLSKE
- the pheT gene encoding phenylalanine--tRNA ligase subunit beta, with product MKISYNWLKQFLQIDWEAQKAGELLTDLGLEVEGIETKESIKGSLAGIVVGEVLTCVQHPNADRLKVTTVNLGSGEPVQIVCGAPNVAAGQKVPVAKIGTTLYDEKGEGFKIKKGKIRGEESHGMICAEDELGLGSSHDGILILDANLKPGTPASEVFNIEKDEVFEIGLTPNRADAMSHFGVARDLRAGLMQQDINIELISPSVSNFHVDERKLKIDVEVEDKDLAPRYCGISITDLEVKDAPEWIQNRLKSIGITPKNNIVDITNYVLHELGQPLHAFDAQKIKGNKVLVKTLPKGTKFTTLDEVERSLSADDLMICDAESNPMCIAGVFGGLASGVTENTTSIFLESAYFNPVSIRKSAKRHALNTDASFRFERGIDINLTKYALKRAALLIEEYAGGTLASDIMDFYPEKIEDFQVFLAYENVDRLIGQEIERETIKNILASLEIKISSETEGGLGLTIPSYRVDVQREADIIEEILRVYGYNNIEFSHKLNTSISFDINKEVKVENMVANQLSSLGFNETMANSLTKVDYVGLTENLNEENNVEMLNPLSTDLKVMRQSLLFSGLESVAYNINRKNNALKLYEFGKTYHKYNEKYQEDKHLTLFVTGNRTKDSWKTVSQNSDFFYVKGIITTVLERLGINNAKTAPIKSDVFSEGITLSLGKIKLVDFGVVKRSLLKEFGIKQEVLFADINWDNVLKMCGNKKIKVSDLSKFPAVKRDLALLLDNGKTFKEIYNLAFQSEKSLLKEVDLFDVYEGDKLPDGKKSYAVSFVLQDENKTLEDKQIDKIMQKLQATFEQNLEAVLR